AAAATGGAAGATAAATTGTACGATATTTGACATGTCCCAAAATTGTAATATAAGTTGTAAGATAAGTTAGGTCTCATATTTGTAAGATAATTTATGTATAGATTATATGTAAGATAATTTGACATGTCCCAATATTTGTAAGATAATTTATGTATAAATTATATTTAAGTTAGGTCTCATATTGTAATTTGGCACATCCCAAAGATTGCAAGATAATTTATGTATAAATTATATGTGCAATATGATACCTGTGTGAATTATGTGTCAATTTTATGTGTAATGTATCTTATATTCATTTGcgtctgaaactgaaactgttGTTCAGAGCAATTTTGTAACTGAAATTGTTGTCCATATATAGGAGACGCAGATTTGTTGACCCGCGTCTCCTATGAGACATAGGAGACGCGGATTTGTTGACTCGCGTCTCCCATTTGTTCTGCTCTGAACACTTATATATGTCATATCATCAGTCATATATACTCAGATTATACATATCATTCAGATAGGCATATATATACTCAGATTACATATCATTCAGGTACATAATAGGAGACAAATAGGCACATATCATTCAGGCATATTTACACAGATAGGTGCATGAAAATAGGAGATAACCAGTACATCATTAACCTACTTATTTACAAACCAAAAGAGATGTCACAGTGCATCATTCAGGTACATAAGCAGTACATCATCTAGGCACATAACCAATGCACCGACAAGTCCTGCATGAAGTGAGCCTCCATTCCTTGGCTCTGTTGGTGCAGTCACAGTCACGGCAACCATTCGCGTTTCCACCTGCCAATTCTTGGATATCTTGAGTTGTTCTTTCTTCAGCGCTTGTTCAATCGCCTTCTTCTGTGCTTGTGCCTTTGCAAGCTCTTCGACTAGTCCATTGATCTTGCTGACTTGTGTTTGTAACTTGTTGTGCAGGGCCTCGATTTTCTGAGCATGCTCCGAAGGGATTGCCTACATGTCAAATTCAGAAGGGATTGTCTATAAGTGGGAGTATGATGTAAactaagaaaattttaaaataaaggTGACCCAGTTCAAGTCAATTCAGAACTGCATCTTGCATGTATAaagttctaaaaaaataaaggtgACCCATTTCAAGTCCTTACAATTATATTTGATCTGCTGAATGATAGACAATTAAATAATGAGCTGCTGAATAATAGACAAATAAAGGTGACCCAGTTCAAGGCTACCACTACACTTCCTGTGTATCCAGATATTCAGGTATGCAGATAAGAGAAGTCACTAGGAGCAAAAGCACTAGTATAAGAACAAAGTGTATTCAGATGAAGCCACTTTCTGTTGGCACTTACAAGAAGCTTTCTGTTGGCAGATGAAGATCCATGCACATGGGCAAGAACAGATTATAGGATAATCAAAGTTTCCAGATGAGAATAGATATAGTAGTTCGTAACCTCATATGTTAACAACATGATGTGCAGATGCTCCACATTTTTCTATCAGCCATTTAACCATGCACTACAAACAcagttttactatttttctagTAATATATCTGCAGAAAAAACAAAGTCAAACCACATACTTTGAGCTTTCCTATACCTGTGCTAAACTGTTATTCTTCCATCAAAGTGAAGAAATTGTAATTCTCTGGCCTTTGCAAGTGTGGACTCTTGTTTCAGTACTTCAAAGTGAATAGAATTTAGTAGCACATTAGAAAATTATGCGCCAAGTAAGCACAACAgtgaataaagaaaaaaaacatctcGCAAGAGATCTATAGCCATCACACAGGCATCTAATCCAAGAAAGAAAAGGCAGAGATCGAGAGCAAAACCTGCTTCTTCCAGTATCCCTGCGGAGTGTGCATCTTGGGGCCCTCCATGGCTGGAACCGGCTTCTTCCCCTTTCCCTTGTCGTCATCTTGGGTCAAGTCGATGAGAGCTCGGGGCG
The nucleotide sequence above comes from Panicum virgatum strain AP13 chromosome 3K, P.virgatum_v5, whole genome shotgun sequence. Encoded proteins:
- the LOC120701527 gene encoding uncharacterized protein LOC120701527; the encoded protein is MEGPKMHTPQGYWKKQAIPSEHAQKIEALHNKLQTQVSKINGLVEELAKAQAQKKAIEQALKKEQLKISKNWQVETRMVAVTVTAPTEPRNGGSLHAGLVGALVMCLDDVLLMYLNDAL